One Nocardia sp. BMG111209 DNA segment encodes these proteins:
- a CDS encoding type VII secretion target, which yields MGGTPMADLSVETTAVREFAATNQGVAADIAGTANYDATQHIVAMTPVFGLIGADYLAMFAAAQVLHASDVNDLSAKVDHIGKAAFGTAATFDDADGSLAGALGALGQQIGG from the coding sequence ATGGGGGGCACACCGATGGCCGATCTCTCGGTGGAGACCACGGCGGTGCGCGAATTCGCCGCCACCAATCAGGGTGTCGCCGCGGACATCGCGGGCACCGCGAATTACGACGCCACCCAGCACATCGTCGCCATGACTCCGGTATTCGGGCTCATCGGCGCGGACTATCTCGCGATGTTCGCCGCCGCGCAGGTCCTGCACGCAAGCGATGTCAACGATCTGTCCGCCAAGGTCGACCACATCGGCAAGGCGGCATTCGGTACCGCGGCGACCTTCGACGACGCGGACGGCTCGCTCGCCGGCGCACTCGGCGCCCTCGGACAGCAGATCGGGGGCTGA
- a CDS encoding TIGR03619 family F420-dependent LLM class oxidoreductase, translated as MRFTYAEAMTDPAHYIPLAQAAEAAGFHSMSIADSIAYPAESDSTYPYTPDGSREFLDGKPFIEAFVLSAALAAATTRLRFTPFVIKLPIRPPVLVAKQTASLAYLSGNRFGLGVGISPWPEDFEIMGVPFAKRGKRMDECIEVVRGLCSGEYFEYHGEFYDFPKIKITPAPTQPVPILIGGHSEAALRRAARLGDGWMHAGGDPADLDRMLTRLTELLPERESNIPFEIHVASLDGYTPDGIKRLEDKGVTDVIVGFRYPYVAGEDTEPLAKKIAHLERYGNSVIAKC; from the coding sequence ATGCGCTTCACCTACGCGGAGGCGATGACTGATCCCGCGCACTACATTCCGCTGGCTCAGGCCGCCGAGGCGGCCGGGTTCCACAGCATGTCGATCGCCGACAGCATCGCCTACCCGGCCGAGTCGGATTCCACGTATCCGTACACGCCGGACGGGTCCCGGGAGTTCCTCGACGGGAAGCCGTTCATCGAGGCGTTCGTGCTGTCCGCGGCGCTGGCCGCCGCCACGACCCGGCTGCGGTTCACGCCGTTCGTGATCAAGTTGCCGATCCGGCCGCCGGTGCTGGTGGCGAAGCAGACCGCGTCGCTGGCGTATCTGAGCGGCAACCGGTTCGGGCTCGGGGTGGGGATCAGTCCGTGGCCGGAGGACTTCGAGATCATGGGGGTGCCGTTCGCCAAGCGCGGCAAGCGCATGGACGAGTGCATCGAGGTCGTGCGCGGGTTGTGCAGCGGTGAGTATTTCGAGTACCACGGCGAGTTCTACGACTTCCCGAAGATCAAGATCACCCCGGCGCCCACCCAGCCGGTGCCGATCCTGATCGGCGGGCACAGCGAGGCGGCGCTGCGCCGCGCGGCCCGGCTCGGCGACGGCTGGATGCACGCCGGTGGTGATCCCGCCGACCTCGACCGGATGCTCACCCGGCTCACCGAACTGCTGCCCGAGCGGGAGAGCAACATCCCGTTCGAGATCCACGTCGCCTCGCTGGACGGCTACACCCCCGACGGCATCAAGCGGCTGGAGGACAAGGGGGTCACCGATGTGATCGTCGGTTTCCGCTACCCGTACGTCGCCGGCGAGGACACCGAGCCGCTGGCCAAGAAGATCGCGCACCTCGAGCGTTACGGCAATTCCGTCATCGCGAAGTGCTGA
- a CDS encoding malate dehydrogenase has product MSVVARTPVTVTVTGGAGQIAYGLLFRIAAGDMFGPDTPVRLRLLEIPAAVGALAGVAMELEDCAFGLLESVDISDDPWDGFSGANVAVLVGARPRTARMERGDLLAANGPIFTDQGAAISASAADDVRVLVVGNPANTNAYIAMSNAPDVPADRFTALTRLDHNRAIAQLARRTGAAAADIARMTVWGNHSATQYPDLGHATVAGRPAPEAVGDPGWVRDEFIPTVQRRGTAIIEARGASSAASAAAAAIDHIRDWTLGTAPGDWVSMAVPSDGSYGVPEGLISSFPVTCAAGEYTIVPGLEIDEFSRARIDASVAELESEREAVIGLGFAKRA; this is encoded by the coding sequence GTGAGTGTTGTCGCCCGGACTCCCGTCACCGTCACCGTGACCGGTGGTGCCGGCCAGATCGCCTACGGGCTGCTCTTCCGCATCGCCGCGGGAGATATGTTCGGACCCGACACGCCGGTGCGATTGCGGCTATTGGAGATCCCGGCCGCGGTCGGGGCGCTGGCGGGCGTGGCGATGGAGCTGGAGGACTGCGCCTTCGGGCTGCTGGAGTCCGTCGACATCAGCGACGATCCGTGGGACGGCTTCTCCGGGGCGAACGTCGCGGTGCTGGTGGGCGCTCGCCCGCGCACCGCGCGGATGGAGCGCGGCGACCTGCTGGCGGCCAACGGGCCGATCTTCACCGACCAGGGCGCCGCCATCAGCGCCAGTGCGGCCGACGATGTGCGGGTGCTGGTCGTCGGCAATCCGGCGAACACCAACGCCTACATCGCGATGAGCAACGCCCCGGATGTACCGGCGGATCGCTTCACCGCGCTGACCCGCCTCGACCACAACCGCGCCATCGCGCAGCTGGCCCGCCGTACCGGCGCCGCGGCCGCGGATATCGCGCGAATGACGGTGTGGGGCAACCACTCCGCCACCCAGTACCCCGACCTCGGACATGCCACGGTCGCGGGCCGGCCGGCCCCCGAGGCGGTCGGCGATCCGGGTTGGGTGCGCGACGAGTTCATTCCCACGGTCCAGCGGCGCGGTACCGCGATCATCGAGGCGCGCGGCGCGTCGTCGGCGGCGAGCGCCGCGGCGGCCGCGATCGACCACATCCGCGACTGGACCCTGGGCACGGCCCCCGGCGACTGGGTGTCGATGGCGGTGCCGTCGGATGGCTCCTACGGTGTCCCGGAGGGCCTGATCAGCTCGTTCCCGGTCACCTGCGCGGCAGGGGAGTACACGATCGTGCCGGGCCTCGAGATCGACGAGTTCTCCCGCGCCCGCATCGACGCCAGCGTCGCGGAGCTGGAATCCGAGCGCGAGGCCGTCATCGGCCTGGGCTTCGCCAAACGCGCCTGA